The following are encoded together in the Fimbriiglobus ruber genome:
- a CDS encoding transposase: protein MHTAAFKAQVAMAAVKGDRTINQVASQYDVHPTLIHAWKKQLLAGAEGVFASGVKPTGPPEDKTVELYAQIE, encoded by the coding sequence ATGCACACGGCGGCGTTCAAGGCCCAGGTCGCGATGGCGGCGGTCAAGGGGGATCGGACCATCAACCAGGTGGCCTCCCAGTACGACGTCCACCCGACCCTGATCCACGCCTGGAAGAAGCAGTTACTGGCCGGGGCCGAGGGCGTGTTCGCGTCCGGGGTCAAGCCGACCGGACCACCGGAGGACAAGACGGTCGAGTTATACGCGCAGATCGAGTGA
- a CDS encoding sialidase family protein gives MRSLLLTAFFVVSIPAAGAAEWEAITTELLKTEKPGYGGLSGVTVDHATGHVFVDVSDRGVFRSTDQGKTWARVGESPIKGRTETPGCLQLDPTGKSKRLMMATVYGVPLALGTTDGAWRFLDKASVHIDWAAVDWSDPETKFILGLKHESGGVLIRSRDGGKTFAEVGPGYGPAWVFDADTAVATRAKSKTQPAGGLVRTTDGGKTFTSVANYTPVSLPRWHDDSLYWLADGALIKSTDRGATWAKVCDLKDGRCGPVFGKDAKHLIVLTGAGIVESTDGGTTWTKPLPIPPALKGVSPLTWVEYDPIGDSLYVMKMTSELYKLTRGGGK, from the coding sequence ATGCGATCGCTCTTGTTGACGGCCTTTTTCGTGGTTTCGATCCCGGCTGCCGGTGCGGCCGAGTGGGAGGCGATCACCACCGAGCTGCTCAAGACCGAGAAGCCCGGCTACGGTGGACTCTCGGGTGTCACAGTCGACCACGCCACCGGGCATGTCTTCGTGGACGTCAGCGATCGCGGCGTCTTCCGCTCGACGGATCAGGGGAAGACGTGGGCACGGGTCGGCGAATCTCCCATCAAAGGGCGGACCGAGACGCCCGGCTGCCTGCAACTCGATCCCACCGGCAAATCCAAGCGACTGATGATGGCCACCGTCTACGGTGTGCCGCTCGCCCTCGGCACAACCGACGGCGCATGGCGGTTTCTGGACAAGGCGTCCGTCCACATCGACTGGGCGGCGGTCGACTGGTCGGACCCCGAGACGAAGTTCATCCTGGGGCTCAAGCACGAATCGGGCGGCGTCCTCATCCGGTCGCGGGACGGTGGCAAGACGTTCGCCGAGGTCGGCCCGGGCTACGGCCCGGCCTGGGTGTTCGACGCGGACACGGCCGTGGCGACGCGGGCCAAATCGAAGACCCAGCCCGCGGGTGGGCTCGTCCGCACGACCGACGGCGGCAAGACGTTCACCAGCGTCGCAAACTACACGCCGGTCTCCTTGCCGCGGTGGCACGACGATTCCCTCTACTGGCTTGCGGACGGGGCGCTGATTAAATCCACCGACCGCGGCGCGACCTGGGCCAAGGTCTGCGACTTGAAGGACGGCCGCTGCGGGCCGGTGTTCGGGAAAGACGCGAAGCATCTGATCGTCCTGACGGGGGCCGGCATTGTCGAAAGCACCGACGGCGGCACGACGTGGACGAAACCGCTACCGATCCCGCCGGCCTTGAAAGGCGTCTCGCCGCTGACGTGGGTGGAGTACGACCCGATCGGCGACAGCCTTTACGTGATGAAGATGACGTCCGAGTTGTACAAACTGACGCGGGGCGGGGGGAAGTAA
- a CDS encoding IS701 family transposase yields MDAKSFRSFLPEFDRYVGRFGDCFHDCRGRAHLSVSLRGQLSDLERKSVEPIALRFGVAPRTLQEFLKTLDWDEERMRDRVQQIVVAEHFLHPTIGLIDETSFAKKGDQSPGVQRQWCGHLGKVENGVVTVHLGIASGDFPCLLDADLFRPQSWDDDRKRCQAAVIPDDIVYRPKWRIAVEHYDRAVAHGLRFDWLTFDEGYGRKPEFLRERTARGQQWVVEVPKNEYGWRTKPRVTNREDRSGGRGRPRKAPRLVSGQRPARRLDEMLTRDAKLRDQDWVSFRLDDRDHGPSVWEVKRVTFYPTQTEGLPAEPLQLVVARHTLDPGGRKFFLSNAPAGTSTATLLRVALTRHRVEQCFRVQKSELGMDHFEMRNDVGRMRHLHLTAVRPLFLMRAVERRRGEKSGLDGGAGPHGDHGSTHGPAANGSGVEKKYWRRWSRKSNTTRKGTRNRGDPMPNKQGSVSEGRASS; encoded by the coding sequence ATGGATGCCAAATCGTTCCGTTCGTTTCTTCCCGAATTCGACCGGTACGTCGGACGCTTCGGCGATTGTTTCCACGACTGCCGCGGACGCGCCCATCTGTCCGTCTCTCTTCGTGGTCAGTTGTCCGACCTGGAGCGTAAGTCGGTTGAGCCGATCGCGTTGAGGTTCGGTGTCGCCCCACGGACCCTCCAGGAGTTCCTCAAAACCCTCGATTGGGACGAGGAGCGGATGCGCGATCGGGTGCAACAGATCGTTGTCGCCGAACACTTCCTTCACCCGACCATCGGGCTCATTGATGAGACGAGCTTCGCCAAGAAGGGTGACCAATCGCCTGGGGTCCAGCGGCAATGGTGCGGTCATCTGGGGAAAGTCGAGAACGGTGTCGTCACCGTCCACTTGGGGATCGCCTCCGGGGATTTTCCGTGCTTGCTCGATGCCGACCTGTTCCGTCCTCAGTCGTGGGACGACGACCGCAAACGCTGTCAGGCCGCCGTCATCCCCGACGACATCGTCTACCGACCGAAATGGCGGATCGCCGTCGAGCACTACGACCGGGCGGTGGCCCACGGGTTACGGTTCGACTGGCTGACGTTCGACGAGGGCTACGGCCGCAAGCCGGAGTTCCTCCGGGAGCGGACCGCGCGGGGCCAGCAGTGGGTGGTGGAGGTTCCGAAGAATGAGTACGGTTGGCGGACCAAACCGCGGGTCACGAATCGGGAAGATCGGTCCGGCGGCCGGGGGCGACCCCGCAAGGCGCCCCGGTTGGTGTCGGGTCAGCGTCCCGCTCGTCGCCTGGATGAGATGCTGACACGGGATGCCAAACTCCGGGACCAAGATTGGGTGTCGTTCCGGTTGGACGATCGCGACCACGGGCCGAGCGTCTGGGAGGTCAAGCGCGTCACGTTCTACCCGACGCAGACCGAGGGGCTCCCCGCGGAACCGCTGCAATTGGTGGTCGCCCGGCACACGTTGGATCCCGGAGGCCGGAAGTTCTTCCTGTCGAACGCCCCGGCGGGGACGAGTACCGCCACGTTGCTCCGGGTTGCCCTGACGCGTCATCGGGTGGAGCAATGCTTCCGTGTTCAGAAGTCCGAACTCGGCATGGATCACTTCGAGATGCGGAACGACGTCGGGCGGATGCGACACCTGCACCTGACCGCCGTCCGTCCTCTCTTCCTGATGCGAGCCGTCGAACGGCGTCGGGGGGAAAAATCCGGACTGGACGGTGGAGCAGGTCCACACGGTGATCATGGCTCAACTCACGGCCCGGCGGCTAACGGGTCGGGTGTCGAAAAAAAATACTGGAGGCGTTGGTCGAGGAAATCAAATACCACCAGAAAAGGAACGCGCAATCGAGGCGATCCCATGCCAAACAAACAAGGAAGCGTCTCCGAAGGAAGGGCATCAAGCTGA